In Micrococcus luteus NCTC 2665, a single window of DNA contains:
- a CDS encoding CpaF family protein yields the protein MRPFVPAAPARPPRGRRRRPAPPEGSRRFPWPRTDPAEPERTQVAAPPLAAPAAGPGGLDAAVVRRRVAEARASAADGAEPPLVPLIAEALDAPIDDPRVAALVDELDGFGPLAPWVRTPGVTDVLVDGAGAVWTDGDEGLVRRPGRLDPETARALAVRLLHRAGRRLDAAVPLADARVGGVRVHAVLPPVSGGGTLLSLRIPAATTPSLTALADGWPDGALWADALEALVRDRATVLVSGATGAGKTTLLSAALGRVPGDERIVVVEDTAEAAPDHPHVVALQCRAANAEGAGEVGLAELVRHALRMRPDRLVVGECRGAEVADVLTALNTGHQGAWGTLHANAAAEVPARLTAMASLASWRPETVAAQARAGVDAVLHVARDGHGRHPVELAVPDPRADGFALLPALTWRPGTEAAGGRTVEGPGVPAFAARLAGRSGR from the coding sequence ATGCGCCCGTTCGTCCCCGCCGCCCCGGCCCGCCCGCCCCGGGGCCGCCGCCGCCGCCCCGCCCCGCCCGAGGGCAGCCGACGGTTCCCGTGGCCCCGCACTGACCCGGCCGAGCCGGAACGCACGCAGGTCGCCGCGCCGCCGCTGGCCGCACCCGCAGCGGGCCCCGGCGGGCTGGACGCCGCCGTCGTGCGCCGGCGCGTGGCCGAGGCCCGTGCGTCGGCCGCAGACGGGGCGGAGCCGCCGCTGGTCCCGCTGATCGCCGAGGCCCTCGACGCGCCGATCGACGACCCGCGCGTGGCGGCGCTGGTCGATGAGCTCGACGGCTTCGGCCCGCTCGCACCCTGGGTGCGCACCCCGGGCGTGACCGACGTGCTCGTGGACGGCGCGGGCGCGGTGTGGACCGACGGGGACGAGGGCCTCGTCCGCCGCCCCGGTCGGCTCGACCCCGAGACCGCCCGGGCGCTCGCGGTGCGGCTGCTGCACCGGGCCGGCCGGCGCCTCGACGCGGCGGTGCCGCTGGCCGACGCCCGCGTGGGCGGCGTGCGCGTCCACGCGGTCCTGCCCCCGGTCAGCGGCGGCGGCACCTTGCTGAGCCTGCGGATCCCGGCCGCGACGACGCCGTCGCTGACCGCGCTGGCCGACGGCTGGCCGGACGGCGCCCTCTGGGCCGACGCCCTCGAGGCGCTCGTGCGCGACCGTGCCACCGTCCTGGTCAGCGGCGCGACCGGGGCGGGCAAGACCACGCTGCTCTCCGCGGCCCTCGGCCGGGTGCCGGGGGACGAACGGATCGTCGTCGTGGAGGACACGGCCGAGGCCGCGCCCGATCACCCGCACGTGGTCGCCCTGCAGTGCCGCGCCGCCAACGCGGAGGGCGCCGGCGAGGTCGGACTGGCCGAGCTCGTCCGCCACGCGCTGCGGATGCGGCCGGACCGGCTCGTGGTCGGCGAGTGCCGCGGCGCCGAGGTGGCCGACGTCCTCACCGCCCTGAACACGGGACACCAGGGCGCGTGGGGCACCCTGCACGCCAACGCCGCCGCCGAGGTGCCCGCCCGGCTGACGGCCATGGCCTCCCTGGCCAGCTGGCGGCCCGAGACGGTGGCCGCGCAGGCCCGCGCCGGCGTGGACGCCGTGCTGCACGTCGCCCGCGACGGCCACGGGCGGCATCCAGTCGAACTCGCCGTCCCGGACCCGCGCGCCGACGGGTTCGCCCTGCTGCCCGCCCTCACGTGGCGGCCCGGGACGGAGGCGGCGGGTGGGCGGACCGTCGAGGGACCCGGCGTGCCCGCGTTCGCAGCCCGGCTGGCGGGGCGGAGCGGCCGGTGA
- a CDS encoding NUDIX hydrolase — MSETPASPRPTSRDAVGTSDASLAGARDQLAELVARWGAAPADAPGHHDPASLTTIPPEAVPMWGFDWPRSGDPRPSAVLILFGALDDVPARHDAERVHPHVDVLLTQRAATLRQHAGQIAFPGGRVDPEDADVVATALREAQEETGLDPAGVEVLGVLPAVPVVVSGNVVHPVLGWWRDPSRVAVVDQAEAAAVFRMPVADLVDPANRCRVARPGGRRGETPGFLVGERLVWGFTAALLDRVLALLGWDVPWDDSRVRDARTHRILRG; from the coding sequence ATGTCTGAGACCCCCGCGAGCCCCCGCCCGACCTCCCGCGACGCCGTCGGGACGTCCGACGCGTCCCTGGCGGGTGCGCGGGACCAGCTGGCGGAGCTCGTGGCGCGGTGGGGCGCGGCCCCTGCGGACGCGCCCGGTCACCACGACCCGGCCTCGCTCACCACAATCCCGCCCGAGGCCGTGCCGATGTGGGGCTTCGACTGGCCCCGGTCCGGCGATCCGCGCCCCTCCGCCGTGCTGATCCTGTTCGGCGCCCTCGACGACGTCCCCGCCCGTCACGACGCCGAGCGCGTGCACCCGCACGTGGACGTGCTGCTGACCCAGCGCGCCGCCACCCTGCGCCAGCACGCAGGGCAGATCGCGTTCCCCGGCGGTCGCGTCGACCCCGAGGACGCCGACGTCGTGGCCACGGCCCTGCGCGAGGCGCAGGAGGAGACCGGCTTGGACCCGGCCGGCGTGGAGGTCCTGGGCGTGCTGCCGGCGGTGCCGGTGGTGGTCTCCGGGAACGTGGTGCACCCGGTGCTCGGGTGGTGGCGGGACCCCAGTCGCGTGGCGGTGGTCGACCAGGCCGAGGCCGCGGCCGTGTTCCGGATGCCGGTCGCGGACCTGGTGGACCCCGCGAACCGGTGCCGCGTGGCCCGGCCCGGCGGGCGACGCGGCGAGACGCCGGGCTTTCTCGTGGGCGAGCGCCTGGTGTGGGGGTTCACGGCGGCGCTGCTGGACCGTGTGCTGGCACTGCTGGGCTGGGACGTGCCGTGGGACGACTCCCGCGTGCGTGACGCGCGGACCCACCGGATCCTGCGCGGCTGA
- a CDS encoding NAD(P)-binding domain-containing protein, translated as MTAPLTSPPAATASPDPVDVAVIGAGQAGLAAGYFLARAARDVGRGRRPGPPPSFVLLDASARPGGAWPHHWDSLRLFSPAEHSSLPGRPMPPSPGPGTPDAGHVVAYLADYEDRYGLPVRRGVRVAEVTHDAAASPPFTLQLEDGTALGARAVVSATGSFTRPFMPALPGVDHFGGTQRHSAAYRSPDAFTGRHVLVVGGGNSGAQIAADLLLAGVATTWATRRPPRFMPDDVDGRVLFDRASARVLGRSEARVGDLGDIVMVPSVIRARDGAGLHAVPAPTALTPDGVRWDHDAGASHGWPAANRAAARVRGAEHPVDDIVWCTGFRADLRHLRGLELTRHPSGAPATERALPTASVDVPGLHLLGYDDWCGAASATLAGVGAHARRAVAAILAGLTEG; from the coding sequence ATGACGGCTCCCCTGACCTCGCCCCCGGCGGCCACCGCGTCCCCGGATCCGGTGGACGTCGCGGTGATCGGCGCCGGCCAGGCCGGACTGGCGGCCGGGTACTTCCTGGCGCGGGCCGCGCGGGACGTCGGCCGCGGACGCCGGCCGGGCCCGCCGCCGTCGTTCGTCCTGCTCGACGCGTCCGCCCGGCCCGGCGGCGCGTGGCCGCACCACTGGGACTCCCTGCGCCTGTTCTCCCCCGCCGAGCACTCCTCCCTGCCGGGCCGACCCATGCCGCCGTCGCCCGGCCCCGGCACCCCGGACGCCGGGCACGTCGTCGCGTACCTGGCCGACTACGAGGACCGCTACGGGCTGCCGGTGCGCCGGGGCGTGCGTGTCGCGGAGGTGACGCACGACGCCGCCGCGTCCCCTCCGTTCACCCTGCAGCTCGAGGACGGCACGGCCCTGGGCGCCCGCGCGGTGGTCTCCGCCACCGGCTCGTTCACCCGCCCGTTCATGCCGGCCCTCCCGGGCGTCGACCACTTCGGCGGCACGCAGCGGCATTCCGCCGCGTACCGCTCCCCCGACGCGTTCACCGGGCGGCACGTCCTCGTGGTGGGCGGCGGCAACTCGGGCGCCCAGATCGCGGCGGACCTGCTGCTGGCGGGTGTCGCCACCACGTGGGCCACCCGGCGTCCGCCCCGGTTCATGCCGGACGACGTGGACGGGCGGGTGCTCTTCGATCGGGCCTCGGCGCGCGTGCTGGGCCGCTCCGAGGCGCGCGTGGGCGACCTCGGGGACATCGTCATGGTGCCCTCGGTGATCCGCGCCCGCGACGGGGCCGGGCTCCACGCGGTCCCCGCGCCCACCGCGCTCACGCCGGACGGCGTCCGCTGGGACCACGACGCCGGCGCGAGCCACGGCTGGCCCGCCGCCAACCGCGCCGCGGCCCGGGTGCGCGGCGCCGAGCACCCGGTGGACGACATCGTCTGGTGCACGGGCTTCCGGGCGGACCTGCGCCATCTGCGGGGCCTCGAGCTGACCCGCCACCCCTCCGGGGCGCCGGCGACGGAGCGTGCACTGCCGACCGCCTCGGTGGACGTGCCGGGGCTGCACCTGCTCGGCTACGACGACTGGTGCGGGGCCGCCTCGGCCACGCTCGCGGGCGTGGGGGCTCACGCGCGCCGGGCGGTCGCCGCGATCCTCGCGGGTCTCACCGAAGGCTGA
- the nth gene encoding endonuclease III, with the protein METESTGTPTGETRLALVRRARRIDRILAETYPYAVAELDFETPFELLVATVLSAQTTDVRVNAATPALFARFPDAHAMAAATEPELQELVRSTGFYRNKASAILRLSQELVGRHDGEVPARLEDLVALPGVGRKTAFVVLGNAFGQPGITVDTHFGRLARRLGFTDETDPVKVEHAVGALFPRRDWTMLSHRLIFHGRRVCHARRPACGACPIARWCPSYGAGETDPERARALLAYELKPGREELLELLRAGRTRRELRALGHGLEA; encoded by the coding sequence ATGGAGACGGAGTCGACGGGCACGCCGACCGGGGAGACCCGGCTGGCCCTGGTGCGCCGGGCGCGGCGGATCGACCGGATCCTGGCCGAGACGTACCCGTACGCCGTCGCCGAGCTGGACTTCGAGACGCCGTTCGAGCTGCTCGTGGCCACGGTGCTGTCCGCCCAGACCACCGACGTGCGGGTCAACGCAGCCACGCCGGCGCTGTTCGCCCGCTTCCCGGATGCCCACGCGATGGCCGCGGCCACCGAGCCCGAGCTGCAGGAGCTCGTGCGCTCCACGGGGTTCTACCGGAACAAGGCCTCCGCGATCCTGCGGCTGTCCCAGGAGCTCGTGGGCCGGCACGACGGCGAGGTCCCCGCCCGTCTCGAGGACCTCGTGGCGCTGCCCGGGGTGGGCCGCAAGACCGCGTTCGTGGTGCTCGGCAACGCCTTCGGCCAGCCCGGGATCACCGTGGACACGCACTTCGGCCGGCTCGCCCGGCGCCTGGGGTTCACGGACGAGACCGACCCGGTGAAGGTCGAGCACGCCGTGGGCGCCCTGTTCCCCCGCCGGGACTGGACGATGCTCTCCCACCGGCTGATCTTCCACGGCCGCCGCGTGTGCCACGCGCGCCGCCCGGCGTGCGGGGCGTGCCCGATCGCCCGCTGGTGCCCGTCCTACGGCGCGGGGGAGACCGACCCCGAGCGGGCGCGCGCCCTGCTGGCCTACGAGCTCAAGCCCGGCCGGGAGGAGCTGCTCGAGCTCCTGCGCGCGGGGCGGACGCGCCGGGAGCTGCGCGCCCTCGGCCACGGGCTGGAGGCCTGA
- the acs gene encoding acetate--CoA ligase, whose translation MDEQIPTFPPPAEFAAQAVAGADLYEEAAEDRLAYWARRAREILHWEQDFTDVLDWSDAPFAKWFVGGTTNAAYNALDRHVEAGHGDRVAIHFEGEPGDTRTYTYADLAAEVRRAANAFESLGVAKGDRVAVYLPMIPEAVITMLACARIGAVHSVVFGGFSSDALRSRVDDAEAKLVVTADGSFRRGKPSMLKPAVDQALSAPGHTAEHVLVVRRNEAEVEMTEGRDLWWHDVVDGQSDEHELVWHDAEHPLYILYTSGTTGKPKGILHTTGGYLVQAAATHHDTFDLHPESDVFWCTADVGWVTGHSYVAYAPLVNGATQVIYEGTPDSPHQGRWWEIVQKYGVSILYTAPTAIRTFMKWGRHIPDEYDLSSLRVLGSVGEAINPEAWRWYHEVIGAGRCPIVDTWWQTETGAHMLTPLPGVTTLKPGSAQRPVPGVVLEVVDELGEPMTDTSAGFLVVREPWPAMLRGIWGDRERFKETYWSRFPGMYFAGDGARYDEDGDIWLLGRVDDVMNVSGHRLSTTEIESSLVAHPSVAESAVVGAKDETTGEAVVAFVLLTAVAVAADRDVAEVEEELRQHVGKDIGPIAKPKRVLVVPELPKTRSGKIMRRLLKDVAEGRDPGDSTTLADPTVMQRIVETLAPKA comes from the coding sequence ATGGACGAGCAGATCCCCACGTTCCCGCCCCCGGCCGAGTTCGCCGCCCAGGCGGTGGCCGGAGCCGACCTGTACGAGGAGGCCGCCGAGGACCGCCTGGCCTACTGGGCCCGCCGCGCCCGCGAGATCCTGCACTGGGAGCAGGACTTCACCGACGTCCTGGACTGGTCCGACGCGCCCTTCGCGAAGTGGTTCGTCGGCGGCACCACCAACGCCGCGTACAACGCCCTGGACCGCCACGTCGAGGCCGGCCACGGCGACCGCGTGGCCATCCACTTCGAGGGCGAGCCCGGCGACACCCGGACCTACACCTACGCCGACCTGGCCGCCGAGGTCCGGCGCGCCGCCAACGCGTTCGAGTCCCTCGGCGTGGCCAAGGGCGACCGCGTGGCCGTCTACCTGCCGATGATCCCCGAGGCCGTCATCACGATGCTCGCGTGCGCGCGCATCGGCGCGGTCCACTCCGTGGTGTTCGGCGGCTTCTCCTCCGACGCCCTGCGCTCCCGCGTGGACGACGCCGAGGCCAAGCTCGTCGTCACGGCGGACGGCTCCTTCCGCCGCGGCAAGCCCTCCATGCTCAAGCCCGCCGTGGACCAGGCCCTCTCCGCGCCGGGCCACACCGCCGAGCACGTGCTCGTGGTCCGCCGCAACGAGGCCGAGGTCGAGATGACCGAGGGCCGCGACCTGTGGTGGCACGACGTCGTGGACGGCCAGTCCGACGAACACGAGCTCGTGTGGCACGACGCCGAGCACCCGCTCTACATCCTGTACACCTCCGGCACCACCGGGAAGCCGAAGGGCATCCTGCACACCACCGGCGGCTACCTCGTGCAGGCCGCGGCCACCCACCACGACACCTTCGACCTGCACCCGGAGTCGGACGTCTTCTGGTGCACCGCCGACGTCGGCTGGGTCACCGGGCACTCCTACGTCGCCTACGCGCCGCTGGTCAACGGCGCCACCCAGGTGATCTACGAGGGCACCCCGGACTCCCCGCACCAGGGCCGCTGGTGGGAGATCGTGCAGAAGTACGGCGTGAGCATCCTCTACACGGCGCCGACGGCGATCCGCACGTTCATGAAGTGGGGCCGGCACATCCCGGACGAGTACGACCTCTCCAGCCTGCGCGTGCTCGGCTCCGTGGGCGAGGCCATCAACCCGGAGGCCTGGCGCTGGTACCACGAGGTCATCGGCGCCGGCCGCTGCCCCATCGTGGACACCTGGTGGCAGACCGAGACGGGCGCCCACATGCTCACCCCGCTGCCCGGCGTGACCACCCTCAAGCCCGGTTCCGCCCAGAGGCCGGTGCCCGGCGTCGTGCTGGAGGTCGTGGACGAGCTCGGCGAGCCCATGACGGACACGAGCGCGGGCTTCCTCGTGGTGCGCGAGCCGTGGCCGGCCATGCTGCGCGGCATCTGGGGCGACCGGGAGCGCTTCAAGGAGACCTACTGGTCCCGCTTCCCCGGCATGTACTTCGCCGGCGACGGCGCCCGCTACGACGAGGACGGCGACATCTGGCTGCTGGGCCGCGTGGACGACGTCATGAACGTCTCCGGCCACCGCCTGTCCACCACCGAGATCGAGTCCTCCCTCGTGGCGCACCCGTCCGTGGCCGAGTCCGCGGTGGTCGGTGCGAAGGACGAGACCACGGGTGAGGCGGTCGTCGCGTTCGTCCTGCTCACCGCGGTCGCCGTCGCGGCCGACCGCGACGTCGCCGAGGTCGAGGAGGAGCTGCGGCAGCACGTGGGCAAGGACATCGGCCCCATCGCCAAGCCCAAGCGCGTGCTCGTGGTCCCCGAGCTGCCCAAGACGCGCTCCGGCAAGATCATGCGCCGTCTGCTCAAGGACGTGGCCGAGGGCCGCGACCCGGGCGACTCCACCACGCTGGCCGACCCCACGGTCATGCAGCGCATCGTGGAGACGCTCGCCCCGAAGGCCTGA
- a CDS encoding GntR family transcriptional regulator — MAVSTRSTGETMRAPGPSAAAPSAAPVAGGAAGVVSASLPVVAVDGSLSAPPYRQIVDAVLAGVASGSLARGDRLPPVRALAAELGVAPGTVARAYKELEAHGTIRTRGRAGTFVAASADARADAAHQAVRRCLDTLLERLGYTPDEAVELVRRDAAARA, encoded by the coding sequence ATGGCCGTCTCGACGCGCAGCACCGGTGAGACGATGAGGGCCCCCGGTCCGTCCGCGGCGGCCCCGTCCGCGGCCCCGGTCGCCGGCGGGGCCGCGGGCGTGGTCTCCGCCTCCCTGCCGGTCGTGGCGGTGGACGGGAGCCTGTCGGCCCCGCCCTACCGGCAGATCGTGGATGCGGTCCTGGCCGGCGTCGCCTCCGGATCCCTCGCCCGCGGGGACCGACTGCCGCCCGTGCGCGCGCTCGCCGCCGAGCTCGGCGTGGCACCGGGCACCGTGGCCCGGGCCTACAAGGAGCTCGAGGCGCACGGCACCATCCGCACCCGGGGGCGCGCGGGCACGTTCGTGGCCGCCTCGGCCGACGCCCGCGCGGACGCCGCGCACCAGGCGGTGCGCCGCTGTCTCGACACCCTGCTCGAGCGCCTCGGCTACACGCCCGACGAGGCCGTGGAGCTGGTCCGCCGGGACGCGGCCGCCCGCGCCTGA
- a CDS encoding methionine/alanine import family NSS transporter small subunit produces the protein MSTAAIVMMSLAILLVWGGLAVSAIHLLRHPDDSSGDLAIEDELAPAVWEREDGRLDAQHR, from the coding sequence ATGAGCACCGCAGCGATCGTCATGATGTCCCTGGCCATCCTCCTGGTGTGGGGCGGCCTCGCGGTCTCCGCCATCCACCTGCTCCGCCACCCGGACGACTCCTCGGGCGATCTCGCCATCGAGGACGAACTGGCCCCCGCCGTGTGGGAGCGCGAGGATGGCCGTCTCGACGCGCAGCACCGGTGA
- a CDS encoding sodium-dependent transporter — MSSTVSAPATAPKRTREEFTGRWAFILAAIGSAVGLGNIWRFPYVAYENGGGAFVIPYLIALLTAGIPLLFFDYAIGHRFRGSAPLAFRRLSRWTEAVGWWQVLICVVIGIYYAAIIGWAIMYTWFSVDQRWGEDPETFLMGDYLRVADDPSPSFDFVSGVFWPMLAVWVITLLIMGFGVRRGVALASMVGIPLLIVMFLILVGIALTLPGAAQGLDALFTPNWAALADPGVWIAAYGQIFFSLSVGFGIMITYASYLNRRTNLTGSGLVVGFSNSGFEILAGIGVFSALGFMAQASGVSVSEVAGSGIGLAFIAFPTLISQAPLGALIGVLFFGSLVVAGFTSLISILEVVISAVKDKLGWGRWTATIVVIGLSGVVSLALFSTTTGLQMLDTMDAFANNFGIVGAALLSVLLVTGALGSARRITAHLNAVSSFKVGRGYVLLIGVLMPIVLAYIWLSWIMKVIAEGYEGYPGDFLGVFGWGIALGSVALAVLLSLIPWSRKSNLYAEDLDSEIHGDLIPHNAVPEGTVPTGALPVVPAAATRKEL; from the coding sequence ATGTCCAGCACCGTCTCCGCGCCCGCCACGGCGCCGAAGCGCACCCGGGAGGAGTTCACCGGCCGGTGGGCCTTCATCCTGGCGGCCATCGGCTCCGCCGTGGGCCTCGGCAACATCTGGCGCTTCCCCTACGTCGCCTATGAGAACGGCGGCGGCGCGTTCGTCATCCCCTACCTGATCGCGCTGCTCACGGCGGGCATCCCGCTGCTGTTCTTCGACTACGCGATCGGCCACCGCTTCCGCGGCTCCGCGCCTCTGGCGTTCCGGCGCCTGTCCCGGTGGACCGAGGCCGTCGGCTGGTGGCAGGTGCTCATCTGCGTCGTCATCGGGATCTACTACGCCGCGATCATCGGCTGGGCGATCATGTACACCTGGTTCTCCGTGGACCAGCGGTGGGGCGAGGACCCGGAGACCTTCCTCATGGGCGACTACCTGCGGGTCGCCGACGACCCGTCCCCGTCCTTCGACTTCGTCTCGGGCGTCTTCTGGCCCATGCTCGCCGTCTGGGTGATCACGCTGCTCATCATGGGCTTCGGCGTGCGCCGGGGCGTGGCCCTGGCCTCGATGGTCGGCATCCCGCTGCTCATCGTGATGTTCCTGATCCTCGTCGGCATCGCCCTCACCCTGCCGGGCGCCGCCCAGGGCCTGGACGCCCTGTTCACGCCGAACTGGGCCGCGCTCGCGGACCCCGGCGTCTGGATCGCCGCCTACGGCCAGATCTTCTTCTCGCTGTCCGTCGGCTTCGGCATCATGATCACCTACGCCTCCTACCTCAACCGCCGCACGAACCTCACCGGCTCCGGCCTGGTCGTCGGCTTCTCCAACTCGGGCTTCGAGATCCTGGCCGGCATCGGCGTGTTCTCCGCCCTGGGCTTCATGGCGCAGGCCTCCGGCGTGTCCGTGTCCGAGGTGGCCGGCAGCGGCATCGGCCTGGCGTTCATCGCCTTCCCCACCCTGATCTCGCAGGCCCCGCTCGGCGCCCTGATCGGCGTGCTGTTCTTCGGCTCGCTCGTGGTCGCCGGCTTCACCTCGCTGATCTCGATCCTCGAGGTCGTCATCTCCGCCGTGAAGGACAAGCTCGGCTGGGGCCGCTGGACGGCCACGATCGTCGTGATCGGCCTGTCCGGGGTGGTCTCCCTCGCCCTGTTCTCCACCACCACGGGCCTGCAGATGCTCGACACCATGGACGCGTTCGCCAACAACTTCGGCATCGTGGGCGCGGCGCTCCTGTCGGTGCTCCTGGTCACCGGCGCACTGGGCTCGGCCCGCCGCATCACGGCGCACCTCAACGCCGTCTCCTCCTTCAAGGTCGGCCGCGGGTACGTGCTGCTGATCGGCGTGCTCATGCCGATCGTGCTCGCCTACATCTGGCTCTCCTGGATCATGAAGGTGATCGCGGAGGGCTATGAGGGCTACCCGGGCGACTTCCTCGGCGTCTTCGGCTGGGGCATCGCGCTCGGCTCCGTCGCCCTGGCCGTCCTGCTCTCCCTGATCCCGTGGTCCCGCAAGTCCAACCTCTACGCGGAGGACCTGGACAGCGAGATCCACGGCGACCTCATCCCGCACAACGCCGTGCCCGAGGGCACCGTCCCCACCGGCGCCCTGCCGGTGGTGCCCGCGGCCGCCACCCGGAAGGAGCTCTGA
- a CDS encoding MarP family serine protease — protein MPLGLTWLDVLLIVALAMLLVQGHRRGLWVVLGNLVGLVGGAAIAFYALPEVAKFVTAPQWRWAALIATLVLLVAAGQYVGAAIGEAIRLRVNLPALRLVDRLLGALATGLAGALVLWLVAFSIAASGSTAVTREVTRSRVIAALDTVMPDSLLAWAARSRSAVADLDVLPELELPAPVPETDDGVRAAPAPAATPGLPSAASSPSAPPSATTTAPASSTSTAAPSTPAASSASAAVVRLTGTAAQCNQVQSGSGVAVAPDRVLTNAHVVLGVDAPTVTDRARGVHAARVVHLDTAHDLAVLAVDDADLPVMPVGAELTGGASASVLGYPDGGPLASTPATVQAVGEVPLGDVLTGAASMVDVYTLAADIRHGYSGGPVVDAAGNLAGLVFARAPGSDAVGYALTADTIAPVVAAAPGMTATVPSGDCVPGG, from the coding sequence CGTCGCGGCCTGTGGGTGGTGCTGGGCAACCTCGTCGGCCTGGTCGGCGGCGCTGCGATCGCGTTCTACGCCCTGCCTGAGGTGGCGAAGTTCGTCACCGCGCCGCAGTGGCGGTGGGCCGCGCTGATCGCCACCCTCGTCCTGCTCGTGGCGGCGGGCCAGTACGTGGGCGCCGCCATCGGCGAGGCGATCCGGCTGCGCGTGAACCTGCCGGCGCTGCGACTCGTCGACCGCCTGCTCGGCGCGCTCGCCACCGGTCTCGCGGGCGCCCTCGTCCTCTGGCTCGTGGCGTTCTCCATCGCGGCCTCCGGCTCCACCGCGGTCACCCGTGAGGTGACCCGCTCGCGGGTGATCGCAGCGCTGGACACCGTGATGCCCGACTCGCTCCTGGCCTGGGCTGCCCGCTCGCGTTCCGCCGTCGCCGACCTGGACGTGCTGCCGGAGCTCGAGCTGCCCGCCCCCGTCCCGGAGACCGACGACGGCGTCCGCGCCGCTCCGGCCCCGGCCGCGACGCCGGGTCTGCCCTCGGCCGCCTCCTCCCCGTCCGCCCCGCCGTCGGCCACGACGACCGCCCCCGCCTCGTCGACGTCGACGGCCGCCCCCTCGACTCCCGCCGCCTCCTCGGCGTCGGCCGCCGTCGTCCGGCTGACCGGGACGGCCGCGCAGTGCAACCAGGTGCAGAGCGGCTCGGGCGTGGCCGTGGCCCCGGACCGCGTGCTCACGAACGCGCACGTGGTCCTCGGCGTGGACGCCCCCACCGTGACGGACCGCGCCCGCGGCGTGCACGCGGCGCGGGTCGTCCACCTGGACACGGCGCACGACCTCGCCGTCCTGGCGGTCGACGACGCGGACCTGCCCGTCATGCCGGTCGGGGCCGAGCTGACGGGCGGCGCGTCGGCCTCCGTCCTGGGGTACCCCGACGGCGGCCCGCTCGCCTCCACCCCCGCGACCGTGCAGGCCGTCGGCGAGGTGCCGCTCGGCGACGTCCTGACCGGTGCCGCGAGCATGGTGGACGTCTACACCCTCGCGGCGGACATCCGCCACGGCTACTCGGGCGGCCCGGTGGTGGACGCCGCCGGGAACCTGGCCGGTCTGGTGTTCGCCCGGGCCCCGGGCTCGGACGCCGTCGGCTACGCCCTGACGGCGGACACCATCGCCCCCGTCGTCGCCGCGGCCCCGGGGATGACAGCCACGGTCCCCTCGGGGGACTGCGTCCCGGGCGGCTGA